In one window of Deltaproteobacteria bacterium DNA:
- a CDS encoding RluA family pseudouridine synthase → MESRQFIVNVGESGHRIDRWLTQKMPNLSRGQIKHLLDHGKVLVNHRRVLIAGWELESNDAVEVRIPDGGVPEVHEPASLRAPQGRSNLPRRQEEIATVPAGPRNDKRIERVSPESIVSSAKRFLEVLYEDRDIIVVNKPAGVLTEPKGDSPHDHLLGMIKGYLKRKHKESRGSYIKLLHRLDKDTSGVIVAAKSKVGEQLEDQFRGHRIERNYIAIVEGRVDQEEGVIDLPLEKGEFEGGKKSRVAHNKGEGKEAITRFRVKERYSNATQLSINVGTGRTHQVRVHLSEKGHPLIGDHTYGSKIRFPRHALHATLLAFKHPRTGKQERFETKLPQDLEKLIDQLRVHPETVIIGNLPKLSRC, encoded by the coding sequence ATGGAATCACGTCAATTTATCGTTAATGTAGGAGAGTCGGGCCACCGGATAGATCGGTGGCTTACACAGAAAATGCCAAACCTCTCGCGCGGGCAGATCAAGCATCTGCTCGATCACGGCAAGGTGTTGGTCAACCATCGGCGCGTTTTGATTGCCGGATGGGAGTTGGAATCCAATGATGCGGTGGAAGTGCGAATTCCGGATGGAGGTGTGCCGGAAGTTCATGAGCCAGCGTCATTGCGAGCCCCACAGGGGCGAAGCAATCTTCCACGAAGACAGGAGGAGATTGCCACGGTCCCTGCGGGACCTCGCAATGACAAAAGAATAGAGCGCGTTTCTCCTGAGAGTATCGTCAGCAGTGCAAAAAGATTTCTCGAAGTTCTTTATGAAGACCGCGATATTATTGTCGTCAATAAACCCGCAGGCGTTTTGACCGAACCAAAGGGAGATTCTCCACACGATCATCTTTTGGGAATGATCAAAGGGTATTTAAAGAGAAAACATAAAGAATCCCGCGGCTCGTATATAAAATTATTGCATCGTCTGGATAAAGATACTTCCGGGGTGATCGTCGCGGCGAAATCAAAAGTGGGCGAACAACTCGAAGACCAATTTCGCGGTCACCGCATTGAAAGAAATTATATTGCCATTGTAGAAGGACGCGTTGATCAAGAGGAAGGTGTAATTGATCTTCCGCTGGAAAAAGGAGAATTCGAAGGAGGAAAAAAATCACGCGTGGCGCACAATAAAGGAGAAGGCAAAGAGGCCATCACCCGCTTTCGTGTGAAAGAGCGCTATTCCAACGCAACACAGCTTTCAATTAATGTTGGAACCGGCAGAACGCACCAAGTGCGCGTTCACTTGTCCGAAAAGGGACATCCGTTGATTGGGGATCACACGTATGGAAGCAAAATACGTTTTCCAAGACACGCGCTTCACGCAACTTTGTTGGCGTTCAAACATCCGCGCACGGGAAAACAGGAACGTTTCGAAACAAAACTGCCGCAAGATTTGGAGAAATTGATCGACCAGTTAAGGGTACATCCGGAAACCGTGATAATTGGGAACCTCCCAAAACTGTCCAGATGCTAG